In the genome of Mucisphaera calidilacus, one region contains:
- a CDS encoding alpha/beta hydrolase, whose amino-acid sequence MRILACFLMVICLMSGGCTLQRALIYHGDLFLPSAEDAPPEGTTELWLEVDARTRVPAFYWAGRGCTPERPGPAVIYFHGSAMLIEGCYEAAERYVDMGVSVLVPEFRGFGRATGRPTQANFLEDMVRFRAMLAERSEVDAERLVYHGRSLGSGLACDLAVVEEPAALVLVSPFTSMRAMYRRFGFPGSWAVDPFDNLAVVRGLESPLLVLHGTTDTLISIDQSRELVAAAADARLVSLPMTGHNDIAHGRTEELFWLSIEGFLREKGVIRR is encoded by the coding sequence ATGAGGATACTTGCCTGCTTCCTGATGGTGATCTGCCTGATGTCGGGGGGGTGTACGCTGCAGCGGGCGTTGATCTACCACGGCGATTTGTTCTTGCCGTCGGCCGAGGACGCGCCGCCCGAGGGGACGACGGAGTTGTGGCTGGAGGTGGATGCCAGGACACGGGTGCCGGCCTTCTACTGGGCGGGTCGCGGGTGCACGCCGGAGCGCCCCGGCCCGGCGGTGATCTACTTCCACGGCAGCGCGATGCTGATCGAGGGGTGTTACGAAGCGGCGGAGCGCTACGTGGATATGGGGGTCTCGGTGCTGGTGCCGGAGTTCCGTGGTTTTGGTCGGGCGACGGGCCGGCCGACGCAGGCGAACTTCCTGGAGGACATGGTGCGTTTCCGCGCGATGCTGGCGGAGCGTTCGGAGGTGGACGCGGAGCGGCTGGTGTATCACGGCCGGTCGCTGGGCTCGGGGTTGGCATGTGACCTGGCGGTTGTGGAGGAGCCGGCGGCGTTGGTGCTGGTGTCGCCTTTCACAAGCATGCGTGCGATGTACCGGCGGTTCGGTTTCCCGGGTTCGTGGGCGGTTGATCCGTTCGACAACCTCGCGGTGGTGCGTGGGCTTGAATCGCCGCTGCTGGTGCTGCACGGGACGACGGACACGTTGATCTCGATCGATCAGTCGCGCGAGCTGGTCGCGGCGGCGGCGGACGCGCGGCTGGTGTCGCTGCCGATGACGGGTCACAACGACATCGCGCACGGCCGGACGGAGGAGCTGTTCTGGCTGTCGATCGAGGGGTTTCTTCGTGAGAAGGGTGTGATCAGGCGTTAG